One part of the Dyadobacter sp. 676 genome encodes these proteins:
- a CDS encoding TonB-dependent receptor encodes MKVTKSQRVDGGKLVGKIVEAPGNAGVAFATIALLAPKDSSLANGAVADENGVFAIANVTPGNYLLRVTNMGYQTLYRPNIKVAAEVGLLDLGSITLVPEAQKLAEVVVKGEKTMIVDDIDKKIVNIGKDMLATSNNVSDLLEKVPAVSLDENGNPQVRGKGNVVVLIDGKPSNLYGSDLPTILQSFPANLIERIDVMTTPSAKYEGEGASGVIDIITKKTKIRGMNGGARLSIGNRNNNAASGNLSYKVGKFGLNASLSGQTRAMTWERALSRDNFVTESTSHLQQDGTGGNKGKNAFGRVGVNYDFNDKNSIEAGVNYSRDNSRNYSNILNETTLASGIVSETFRRLNNSKGNGENVNFNLDYRLKFAEKDHQLNFNSSYSLGGSDGESYFTQESTIDSLMRNQQNLRDNNRHSLFLNADYTWPITPKATLEAGVRSRTSSNDNTNAFYNLDRETGAYLFDNNISNVFGYKDATYTGFMTFSQKTDLWGLRAGLRVTDYNQDINQISRNQEFSVHFLTLVPSLAITRKLGESSQVKLNYSRRVQRPEADWLNPFTDVSDPRNIRTGNPNLRPEFTHKAEMGYSNYEANGGWGPSLFMDYSNNAITQIRTIDEAGVSLTRYDNVGRELSYGFETDFSQKLFGDVLKINGSGRVFRSEVVSAVAQIDNRTWSYSGNLNAFITLPADFRASAYVNYEGPRAIAQGTRDGVFIANMGIRKDLLEKKATISFNVQDIFLSRNYKSQLSTDTYSQASNWHQTNRLVNVTFQYRFGKISASGDDA; translated from the coding sequence GTGAAAGTTACAAAATCGCAGCGCGTCGACGGCGGCAAGCTTGTGGGCAAAATCGTGGAAGCACCCGGCAACGCCGGCGTTGCGTTTGCTACCATTGCGTTACTCGCGCCCAAAGATTCGTCGCTGGCCAATGGTGCGGTGGCCGATGAGAACGGTGTGTTTGCGATCGCGAACGTGACACCCGGGAACTACCTTCTCCGCGTGACCAATATGGGTTACCAAACCCTCTATCGCCCGAATATCAAAGTAGCGGCGGAAGTCGGCCTGCTCGACCTGGGAAGCATTACGCTCGTCCCGGAAGCACAAAAGCTGGCGGAAGTGGTGGTGAAGGGAGAAAAAACGATGATCGTGGACGATATCGATAAAAAGATCGTCAATATCGGCAAGGATATGCTCGCGACGAGTAATAACGTGAGCGACCTGCTCGAAAAAGTACCGGCGGTTTCCCTCGACGAAAACGGTAACCCGCAAGTCCGCGGGAAAGGCAATGTGGTGGTCCTTATCGACGGCAAGCCTTCCAACCTTTATGGCAGCGACCTGCCTACGATCCTGCAATCTTTCCCGGCAAACCTCATCGAGCGCATCGATGTCATGACGACGCCATCGGCCAAATATGAAGGCGAAGGCGCGTCGGGAGTAATCGATATTATTACCAAAAAGACGAAAATCCGCGGTATGAACGGCGGTGCGCGGTTAAGCATTGGTAACAGAAACAACAATGCGGCGTCGGGGAACTTGAGCTATAAGGTCGGAAAATTCGGTTTGAATGCGTCCCTCAGCGGCCAAACCCGCGCCATGACCTGGGAACGGGCATTGAGCCGCGATAACTTCGTCACGGAATCGACCTCGCACCTGCAACAGGACGGTACGGGTGGTAACAAGGGTAAAAACGCATTCGGCCGCGTAGGTGTCAACTACGATTTCAACGACAAAAACTCGATCGAAGCCGGTGTGAACTATTCACGGGACAACAGCCGCAATTATAGTAATATTCTTAACGAAACGACGCTGGCTTCGGGGATCGTTTCGGAAACCTTCCGGCGCCTCAATAACAGCAAAGGCAACGGCGAAAATGTCAATTTCAATCTGGATTACAGACTTAAATTTGCCGAAAAAGACCATCAGCTCAATTTCAATTCGAGCTACTCGCTCGGCGGGTCGGACGGTGAATCGTACTTTACGCAGGAGAGCACGATCGACAGCCTCATGCGCAACCAGCAGAACCTCCGCGATAACAACCGCCACTCGCTGTTCCTCAATGCGGACTACACCTGGCCAATTACCCCCAAGGCAACGCTGGAAGCCGGCGTGCGCTCACGCACAAGCTCGAACGACAATACCAACGCATTCTATAACCTCGACCGCGAAACGGGCGCCTATCTTTTTGATAATAACATCAGCAATGTTTTCGGCTACAAAGATGCCACTTACACCGGCTTCATGACATTCTCGCAAAAAACCGATCTGTGGGGGCTTAGGGCCGGTTTGCGTGTGACCGACTACAACCAGGATATTAACCAGATCAGCCGGAACCAGGAGTTCAGCGTACATTTTCTGACGTTGGTGCCGTCCCTGGCGATAACCCGCAAACTTGGCGAGTCGTCGCAGGTGAAACTCAATTACAGCCGTCGCGTGCAGCGCCCGGAGGCCGACTGGCTCAACCCGTTCACCGATGTTTCGGATCCACGTAACATCAGGACGGGCAACCCGAACCTGCGCCCTGAGTTTACCCACAAGGCAGAAATGGGCTATTCCAATTACGAAGCCAATGGTGGCTGGGGGCCCTCGCTGTTCATGGACTATTCGAACAATGCGATCACGCAGATCCGCACAATCGACGAGGCGGGCGTTTCACTCACCCGCTATGACAATGTCGGCCGCGAATTGTCGTACGGCTTCGAAACCGATTTTTCCCAGAAGCTCTTCGGCGATGTGCTGAAAATCAATGGCAGCGGAAGGGTGTTCCGCAGCGAGGTCGTTTCGGCGGTAGCCCAGATCGATAACCGGACGTGGAGCTACTCGGGTAACCTGAATGCATTCATTACGCTCCCTGCGGATTTCCGCGCATCCGCTTATGTGAATTACGAAGGCCCGCGGGCTATCGCACAAGGCACGCGCGACGGCGTTTTCATCGCTAATATGGGTATCCGCAAGGACCTGCTGGAAAAGAAAGCCACGATTTCGTTTAATGTACAGGATATTTTCCTTTCCCGAAATTATAAAAGTCAGTTGAGCACGGATACCTATTCGCAAGCGTCAAACTGGCACCAGACGAACAGGCTGGTGAATGTGACATTCCAATACAGGTTCGGTAAAATTTCCGCAAGCGGCGACGACGCCTGA